The DNA sequence ATAGCCTGCAGCTAATTCCTTATCGGTAATGTAGCGTTCCAAGATACGGCGGATAGTTGCCCCATTTGGCAACCAGAATGGCAAACCTTGTCCGACTTCTTGGGAAATCATAAAGAGATCGAGCTCTTTACCAAGTTTACGATGGTCACGCTCTTTAGCTTCTTCTAAGCGCTTGAGATAAGCTTTGAGGTCTTTTTTATCGAACCAAGCCGTACCATAAATCCGCTGCATCATAGCATTGTCGCTGTTCCCGCGCCAGTAAGCACCCGCTACATTGAGCAGGTGGAAGACTTGAATGCGACCAGTTGATGGTACGTGTGGACCGCGACAAAGATCAACATACTCACCCTGACGATAGATGGTAAGGCCACCTTCATCTTCTGAGTGCTCCTCAATGAGTTCGAGCTTGTAAGGATCGTTTTTAAAGATTTCACGCGCCTCATCTTTTGTCACTTCCTCACGAATAGATGGGAAGTTTTCTTTGACGATCTTCTTCATTTCTTCTTCAATACGCGGCAGGTCTTCATTTGAGATTTGGCCAGCTTCGTTATCGGTATCATAGTAGAAACCATCTTCAATAGCAGGGCCAACACCCAAATGAATATCTGGAAAAAGGCGGCGTGCCGCTTGGGCAAAGAGGTGAGCAGCTGAATGACGAAGAATTGGCAATGCATCTTCGTGATCAGGCGTCACGATTTCTAGACTACCATCTTGGGTAATCGCACGTGTCGTATCAATCAGTTTATCGTTGAGTTTCCCAGCTAAAGCTTTTTTAGCCAGAGAATTTGAAATTGATTGCGCAATTTCAAAGGTTGTCACACCAGATTCAAAGTCGCGTACAGCACCGTCTGGAAAAGTAATTTTAATCATAATTTGCTCCTTTATTTTCTCTTGTTAATGTCTTTTGACTTTACTAAATTACTTTAAGTAAATGTCACATAATCAAAGTTGTTACCTTGAATAGATTCAAAGTTTTCCTTGTGCCATTTGGTACCTACCATCGCCTTGTTAACATGAAGAGTAGTAGATTTACTTTCCTTGGTCTCAATCGTCAATTGATAGCCCATTAGTAGTTTTTTCTTAAACTCACATCGCTCCATATCTGCTACTTCAATAACGTCCAAAACTTCTTCAGGTTTTCCCATTGCAGAAACACCTATCACTATAAGTCTATCGCTTGAAAAAATAAGTAAGAAATAAGCATTTGTACTACTTCTGCCTATTCTTTTTGTAGCCCAGATAACTTTGCTATCTTCCGAATAAATTTCCTTTTCTTTTAAAAACTCAATCACTTCTTCATATTTTAAAAACATACTCTTCTCCCTTTCCGAGATATTTATAAAAAGCTTACTGCTCTTATTAGGCTCACCTACTTCACTCCATTTTATTTTGCAGATTTAAGTGTTTCTCCTTATCAGATAGGAAGGTTTCCATCTCTGCTCGGATATCAATATCGAGACGCTGAGACAGCTCTAGGAGCCACCAAATCGCCTCTGCTAGCTTTTGCTCGAGTTGATAGGGAGTTTCATCATAGTAATGACCTTGTTTGGTCATCACTAAACGATTTAAATTACCAATATCATTTCCAAGCGCTAGCAAATCCTCTTCGATAGACCAAGCCTGGCCGTGGTGCTTTTCTTCCAGCTGGTGGTAGGCCTTGCAAATGGCGACACTTCTACTAATCCAACGTCTGAATACATCTGCTGACTCTTTTTAAACATCGTTATAAAAAGCTCGACTGTCTGGCAGTTACAAAAAAAGCGCCGCCCTAAAAAGGACGTCGCAACGTGGTTCCACCTCAGTTTATCTACAGCAAAATGAAGGATTGCTGCAGACCTCCAGTGGTGATAAGGGAACCACCCTTTTATGTTTGCATAAAATCGAGGAAGGAGTATTCCTTGATAGGTCTGTGCTTTTTCACCAACCAAGCACTCGCTAGAAGACCAAACACAAGAAACTTGTCTTCGTTACATATTATAGCAGGAATTGATTTATTTTCAAGATAAGTAATGCATTTTATTAACACTAAAATATGAATCAAAAGTCTATCCCAAGAAATCCCTAATGGATTTCACCATCCTGACGGGGGCTTTAACAACTTTACGAGAGGTTTTAACGGTG is a window from the Streptococcus criceti HS-6 genome containing:
- a CDS encoding MazG-like protein, translated to MSRSVAICKAYHQLEEKHHGQAWSIEEDLLALGNDIGNLNRLVMTKQGHYYDETPYQLEQKLAEAIWWLLELSQRLDIDIRAEMETFLSDKEKHLNLQNKME